A region from the Hypomesus transpacificus isolate Combined female chromosome 11, fHypTra1, whole genome shotgun sequence genome encodes:
- the LOC124474126 gene encoding ubiquitin-conjugating enzyme E2 D4-like has translation MALKRIQKELHDLQRDPPAQCSAGPVGEDLFHWQATIMGPTDSPFQGGVFFLTIHFPTDYPFKPPKVAFTTKIYHPNINSNGSICLDILRSQWSPALTVSKVLLSICSLLCDPNPDDPLVPDIAHIYKLDKTKYNRLAREWTQKYAM, from the exons ATGGCTTTAAAAAGAATACAGAAG GAACTACATGATTTGCAAAGGGATCCTCCAGCCCAATGCTCGGCTGGGCCAGTTGGAGAGGACT TGTTTCACTGGCAAGCCACCATCATGGGACCG ACTGACAGCCCATTTCAGGGTGGAGTGTTCTTCCTCACCATTCACTTCCCTACAGACTATCCCTTCAAACCACCAAAG GTAGCCTTCACAACAAAAATATATCACCCTAACATCAACAGTAATGGGAGCATCTGTCTGGACATCTTGAGGTCACAGTGGTCGCCAGCCCTTACAGTATCAAAAG TTTTATTGTCCATATGCTCCTTGCTATGTGACCCAAACCCAGATGACCCCCTAGTCCCAGACATAGCACACATCTACAAGTTGGACAAAACTAA GTACAACAGACTAGCCAGAGAATGGACACAAAAGTATGCAATGTAA